The Triticum urartu cultivar G1812 chromosome 6, Tu2.1, whole genome shotgun sequence genome includes the window tttgaaaatgggacctttagtaccggttcgtgccacgaaccggtactaatggggttgagacctttagtaccggttcgtgccacgaaccggtactaatggtgcaattttcaaatcctacccccccccacccccccccccccctcccccccccccccccggtgcatcgccttttcagttttgtaaaaagcaaaagaaaatgatagaaacttcaaaatttaaaatccttcgagaggtagttatgttactacatctactagttaggaaaatttaaaaacttaaatttggacatgttttgcaaaaaatgtagggaaaatgtaaaacggctataacttttgcatacgatgtcggaaaaaaacgtataatatatcaaaatgttcggaAAGAAAATCCGCATCCaatggagaccgcctacggcctgtttgcaaatttttagaatcctcaaattctaaaaggaaaaaaagttatgctcaaatttcagtttttttttgaatttttgttaaatctggtcaaactatggtcaaactacttattcaagaagtattagtgttactaaataattattcaagaatattagtgttactaaataattatttcagtttttttaaattttggtcaactatggccaaactgtggtcaaactacttattcaagaaatattagtgttactaaataattattgattttagaacaatagtttcaaactcaaacagtgaaatgtgtgacttaatgctcaagctaaattcctgagggttaataggattgccatcttactattgtcaggaaaacaacaagtgcagacttggaaacgagggagaatagaacccgaaagttaagcgtgctcaggctgtaGATgattggaatgatgaggggtgattagagattaaaggttaaattgagcagtgatgaggggtgattagagattagaggttaaaataattcagaaatttaaaattcaaaaaaaattcaaaaaaaattcataaaatttcctttagtaccggttggtgttaccaaccgggactaaaggtggacctccaggcaTCGGCCACGtgaagggcctttagtcccggttccagttAGAACCGTGACTAAAGGGGGAGACTTTAGTAcagaccctttagtcccggttccagtaccgggactaaaggccccttatgaaccgggactaaaggcccttttctactagtgaatcCGAACTTCCCATAATATAGTCAAATTCATAAAAAAAATCTAAATATATCTGTGTGTGTGATTTTCACATTTCAAATTAATTTCTTTCATATTCTATATGTTGTTTTGGTGGCAAGCAAGGTTGTCAAGATCATATATTCTGCAATGGATCAAAACTTTGTGGTAAGGTCACAATAGAACAGGTCATGGCATTATAGTGACTTTTTACGAAACATGAAAATCTTTCAGGTAACCAATGGTGTGCCATAGCACATGAAACAAACCAGAAACACCGAAAACATGGATTTTTCACAACATCTCTATAATCATGCTTGGGGTTCACAGAACATGAAAATCTTAACAGGATCCCAAAACGTTGAGCTATAACTCATAAACAAGCATGGAGCGGTGAAAACAAGGATTTTGACCATGTGTTGTAACAATGCACCTGGGATCGTGAAACATGAAAATGCTCTTGTGTCTGGAGACCCCCAAAATACTAGTGGTAAGTCGAGTTTTGGCTAGGTGGCTCAATCTTCACGAGTTGGAGAAGGGAAGAGGCAAAAATACAAAAAAACATGGAGGTAAACATGAGGACAATGGGATAACTAGCATAGCACCCCTGACATAACACGTAGCCAACAACACACAAAATGCGCACTCATGATTTCGTTCTTCCACACCCAGGGTTGTACCCAAGAAAACCGGGGCCCCGTGCCAAATCCAAAATTAGGCCCTTGATGTAACCAATGGAAATTACAAAAAATAAAATTTTATACTCAAAAGGCGATTCTCAAAACTCAAAATTAGTACGTTATTTAGCAGAAGCATGACATCCTTCTAGCATTTCCTGTCACAAAATCTTCAACTTGTTTTTCATAAGCAATCTTCTCCAAAATGTAATTTGATTAAATTCCCGCAAAATAAAAAACAAATAGAACATAGAAACAAAAAGGAATGAAAAGAACTTCGGAAGAAGACCATGTGGTGGCCGACGGCAATGCGCCTAGTAGTAGTAGTCTGGTTAAATTTCTAGTCGGGCAGCATAGGTAGCAAGCAGCAACCGAATCTGAAGAAACAGAGTAGACATGAGAAATCGAGAAGAACACATCGAATAAATAGTTGTTGGATTGAGGATGAAGCGCCCCTATACATTCCAACAATTGATTTATTTCGAAAAAACCATGAAGGAATTAATCTACCCGCCCTTTGATGGAGGATGGGATTTGCACTGCTCACTGGAAGTTAGAGAATACAGAGAAATGGAAGGAGAAAGAGTATCGGAAGGAGGAGAGGCGTGCCGGAGATCAGGTAGCTGTCTGAGTCGCGGTGCATGTTCCCAGTGAATAAGTTCTAGTACCCCGTGCCTTGATTAATCATTAAGCAGTAGAGAATTACATAAAAGTGTTCAAAGAAGCAGTAAAATTGGGGGCCCTGCTCAGCCGGGGGCCTGTGCAGTTGAACATGTTGCACAGGTGTCCGGTGCGGGCCTGTCCACACCACACACAACGATTGCGGTTTATCATAAACGCAAGTGGAAGCAAGAACAAAGGTGGAAGGTTCTTCCCGGATCCTAGGATACATAGATCTTGCACTCTCTAGAGTCTTGATCGCCTCCACAACAAGGAAAGTGGACTTCTGTGACAAATCTTGTGATATTTGTCATAGATGCATATCTAGTGATGAATTTATGAAAAAAAAGATCCATGGTAGCACGTCAGTCATAGATGTGCACACCCTCTATTTACCCCCACGCCACCCCTGATCCGGACGAAATGGTGGTGGcgtggtctctctctctctctctctctctctagcgtcgaggaggaggaggaggttgaggCACTCCAAAAGAGGGTAAGGCGTCAAAGCGGGATGGGGAAGCTCGGGAGACAAAACGACGCCCCACGAGTTGAGGTAGAAAGTATAATTATTTTCCCCCAGAGTGCCCACGTAGGCCTCGTCGAAAGTATGCTTATTTTCCAAAAAATGGAATGTGAATATAAGTTGTGGGTTCCTGTAAATACATGCGTGGAAACTTTTTGACTGGAGTAAAAATAATCTTATTTATTGCGGCAAAAAATCCACTCAAATGCTATTTAGCAACCTGTCCCATgaataaaaaaattcaaacatAATATAGCACAAATCTTTTTTGGCATGTTTTTATCAGGATTTGCCCAAACAGGGCCGTGTGGGACGGGCTTTGCAGCTCGTGGGCTGTGAGGGCCTGAAAGGCCAATAAGTACTAACAAACCCTAGCTAGGTAGGTCCTCTGCTTCCGTCGGCGTTGGCGGCATCGTGCGGGCGCCGTTGCGAGCAGCGACTCCGTGTGTTTCGGGGTGACCGGGAAGGGGGATTGAGCGGGAAGGTTTGGCCCCTCAGCCCTGAAACTAGTTAGGAATGTGATGAATGGTGACTGATCGAGTAGGTCGTCGATTTCCTTTCCGGTGAGCTCGCAGCAGGTCCGCCGCCATGTCGTCCTTCGCCGGTGTATCGGTCCTTGACGGCGACAAGGGGTGCTCTTGCGAGACGTCTGGCTCCTCGTGATCAAGGGCTACTCGGGTAGCAAAAAGGAGGTGGCCACCGGCGCGCGAGAGCACGAGCACTGACCCTTTCATGCAATGCATGGTAGGAGGCCATAATTGGTACATCGACTACTACCCCAACTGCCGGCGAGAAGAGAACCGACTTCATTTCCCTCAGCCTCTCCCGCCTCTACGGAGATGAGAGGTCGAGGAGGGTGTCGAGGCCAAGTTCAGCTTCAGTCTCTGATGTATGTTGGTCGAATTAGTCAACCGCTAGAGCTCTCCAGGCCTCATCCTTGCTGGGGCTGCCACGACTTCCTCACAAGAGATGCCCTTGCGTTTGCAGACACCGATGGCGACTACAGGGTGGGGGCATGTAGCCACGACCTACCCCTCTGTTTTGTATGAGCTCATTGCCATGCTTGCTGCAAACCAGCGGAGATAACACGCTGTATATGGTACGCGTGTTCCTTAATCAAGTCTGTGTGTCTGTGTGTCTTGCTTTTAATTGTCTCATCAATCATGTAGAGTAGTTTTCCTGTGCGCCGAATCAGAAAAATTCTCTTGAGAGAGAGTGAGATGGTAGTCTGTGTGTCTTGCTTTTATTGTCTCATCAGTCATGTAGAGTAGTTTGCCTGTGCGCCGAATCAGAAAAATCCccttgagagagagagatggtAGTCTGTGTGTCTTGCTTTTAATTGTCTCATCAGTCATGTAGAGTAGTTTGCCTGTGCGCCGAATCAGAAAAAtcctcttgagagagagagatggtGGTCTGTGTGTCTTGCTTTTAATTGTCTCATCAGTCATGTAGAGTAGTTTGCCTGTGCGCCGAATCAGAAAAAtcctcttgagagagagagagatggtaGTCTGTGTGTCTTGCTTTTAATTGTCTCATCAGTCATGTAGAGTAATTTGCCTGTGCGCCGAATCAGAAAAATCgtcttgagagagagagatggtAGTCTGTGTGTCTTGCTTTTAATTGTCTCATCAGTCATGTAGAGTAGTTTTCCTGTGCGCCGAATCAGAAAAATTCTCTTGAGAGAGAGTGAGATGGTAGTCTGTGTGTCTTGCTTTTAATTGTCTCATCAGTCATGTAGAGTAGTTTGCCTGTGCGCCGAATCAGAAAAAtcctcttgagagagagagatggtAGTCTGTGTGTCTTGCTTTTAATTGTCTCATCAGTCATGTAGAGTAGTTTGCCTGTGCGCCGAATCAGAAAAATCCTTTTGAAGAGAGAGATGGTAGTCTGTGTGTCTTGCTTTTAATTGTCTCATCAGTCATGTAGAGTAGTTTGCCTGTGCGCCGAATCAGAAAAATCcttttgagagagagagatggtAGTCTATGTGTTTTGCTTTTAATTATCTCATCAGTCATGTAGAGTAGTTTGCCTGTGCGCCGAATCAGAAAAATCCTCttgagagagagaaagagatggTAGTCTGTGTGTCTTGCTTTTAATTGTTTCATCAGTCATGTAGATTAGTTTGCCTGTGCGCCGAATCAGAAAAATCATCTTAAGAGAAAGAGATGGTAGTCTGTGTGTCTTGCTTTTAATTGTCTCATCAGTCATGTAGAATAGTTTGCCTGTGCGCCGAATCAGAAAAATCCTTGAGAGAGAAGAGATGATAGTCTGTGTGTTTGCTTTTAATTGTCTCATCAGTCATGTAGACAGTTTGCCTGTGCGCCGAATCAGAAAAAtcctcttgagagagagagatggtAGTCTGTGTGTCTTGCTTTTAATTGTCTCATCAGTCATGTAGAGTAGTTTGCCTGTGCGCCGAATCAGAAAAAttcctcttgagagagagagatggtGGTTCTGTGTGTCTTGCTTTTAATTGTCTCATCAGTCATGTAGAGTAGTTTGCCTGTGCGCCGAATCAGAAAAatcctttgagagagagagatggtAGTCTATGTGTGTCTTGCTTTTAATTGTCTCATCAGTCATGTAGAGTAGTTTGCCTGTGCGCCGAATCAGAAAAATCCTCTTGAGAAGAGAGAGATGGTAGTCTGTGTGTCTTGCTTTTAATTGTCTCATCAGTCATGTAGAGTAGTTTGCCTGTGCGCCGAATCAGAAAAAtcctcttgagagagagagagatggtaGTCTGTGTGTCTTGCTTTTAATTGTCTCATCAGTCATGTAGAGTAGTTTGCCTGTGCGCCGAATCAGAAAAAtcctcttgagagagagagatggtAGTCTGTGTGTCTTGCTTTTAATTGTCTCATCAGTCATGTAGAGTAGTTTGCCTGTGCGCCGAATCAGAAAAATctttgagagagagagatggtAGTCTGTGTGTCTTGCTTTTAATTGTCTCATCAGTCATGTAGAGTAGTTTGCCTGTGCGCCGAATCAGAAAAAtcctcttgagagagagagagatggtaGTCTGTGTGTCTTGCTTTTAATTGTCTCATCAGTCATGTAGAGTAGTTTGCCTGTGCGCCGAATCAGAAAAAtcctcttgagagagagagatggtAGTCTGTGTGTCTTGCTTTTAATTGTCTCATCAGTCATGTAGAGTAGTTTGCCTGTGCGCCGAATCAGAAAAAtcctcttgagagagagagagatggtaGTCTGTGTGTCTTGCTTTTAATTGTCTCATCAGTCATGTAGAGTAATTTGCCTGTGCGCCGAATCAGAAAAATCgtcttgagagagagagatggtAGTCTGTGTGTCTTGCTTTTAATTGTCTCATCAGTCATGTAGAGTAGTTTTCCTGTGCGCCGAATCAGAAAAATTCTCTTGAGAGAGAGTGAGATGGTAGTCTGTGTGTCTTGCTTTTAATTGTCTCATCAGTCATGTAGAGTAGTTTGCCTGTGCGCCGAATCAGAAAAAtcctcttgagagagagagatggtAGTATGTGTGTCTTACTTTTAATTGTCTCATCAGTAATGTAGAGTAGTTTGCCTGTGCGCCGAATAAGAAAAATCCTCTTGAGACAGAGAGAGAGATGGTAGTCTGTGTGTCTTGCTTTTAATTGTCTCATCAGTCATGTAGAGTAGTTTGCCTGTGCGCCGAATCAGAAAAATtctcgagagagagagagatggtaGTCTGTGTGTCTTGCTTTTAATTGTCTCATCAGTCATGTAGAGTAGTTTGCCTGTGCGCCGGATCAGAAAAATTCTCTTAAAAGAGAGATGGTATTCTGTGTGTCTTGCTTTTCATTGTCTCATCAGTCATGTAGAGTAGTTTGCCTGTACGCCGAATCAGAAAAATCCTTTTGAGAGAGAGATGCTAGTCTATGTGTTTTGCTTTTAATTATCTCATCAGTCATGTAGAGTAGTTTGCCTGTGCGCCGAATCAGAAAAATCCTCttgagagagagaaagagatggTAGTCTGTGTGTCTTGCTTTTAATTGTTTCATCAGTCATGTAGAGTAGTTTTCCTGTGCGCCGAATCAGAAAAATCCTTTTAAGAGTGAGAGATGGTAGTCTGTGTGTCTTGCTTTTAATTGTCTCATCAGTCATGTAGAATAGTTTGCCTGTGCGCCGAATCAGAAAAATCCTTTTGAGAAAGAGAGAGATGGTAGTTTATGTGTTTTGCTTTTAATTATCTCATCAGTCATGTAGAGTAGTTTGCCTGTGCGCCGAATCAGAAAAATTCTCttgagagagagaaagagatggTAGTCTGTGTGTCTTGCTTTTAATTGTTTCATCAGTCATGTAGAGTAGTTTGCCTGTGCGCCGAATCAGAAAAATCATCTTAAGAGAGAGATGGTAGTCTGTGTGTCTTGCTTTTAATTATCTCATCATTCATTGAGAGTAGTTTGCCTGTGCGCCGAAATAGAAAAAtcctcttgagagagagagagatggtaGTCTGTGTGTCTTGCTTTTAATTGTCTCATCAGTCATGTAGAATAGTTTGCCTGTGCGCCGAATCAGAAAAATCCTCTTGAGAGAGAGATGGTAGTCTGTGTGTCTTGCTTTTAATTGTCTCATCAGTCATGTAGAGTAGTTTGCCTGTGCGCCGAATCAGAAAAATCCtcttgagagagacagagatgaTAGTCTGTGTGTCTTGCTTTTAATTGTCTCATCAGTCATGTAGACCAGTTTGCCTGTGCGGCGAATCAGAAAAAtcctcttgagagagagagatggtAGTCTGTGTGTCTTGCTTTTAATTGTCTCATCAGTCATCGAAAGTAGTTTGCCTGTGCGCCGAATCAGAAAAATCCTCTTGAGAGAGAGATGGTAGTCTGTGTGGCTCCATTATATCATCGGCTTAATGGCTATCTCAAATCCCAGCCGTACACTCAAAAGGTGGTCTCTTAGTACCATGAGCAATGCACATAAATTCCATGTCTGCATAACATCAGATACTAAAAGACACCTCTTGAAATATGTGAGAGCAAAAATAACAACAATGAAACCCGTTTAATGCAAGAATCATCTAGCATTTGCTTTGCTTAACAAGGCAAACGGAGTGACTACAATCTCATTGTAGACACTCCCGTTGCCTTTACCATGGCATAGTAGCAATCATCGGCTACAACGAAAATGCACACACAAATTGACCTTGGCCTCAGAAATCTGCAACTATGCAATAATCAACTAATAATCTGCAACTAGAGAGTTTGTTTATAGGCAGGCAGGCAAGCAATAATCCACAGCAAGATGCTATGTACACATTTTCTCATCTGCACATACATCTTTATTATATATCAGGGTGCAACTTAACAAATCATCACCATCACATGTCTTCAATTGTGCTTGTGATTGCCATACTTGATACTCCTACCCTATTATATTAATTAATAAACATGAACAAACCAATAAAATCAAGCTACATACACATTTACATCCATCATATATACTTTTTACATACAAAAAAGCAAGGTTCGAATTTCAAACAGAGAGGATGGCGCCAACAAGATGATGGATGTCATGTTCATGGCCGGCGTGCTTGGGCATGGAACGCGCTGGAGAAGTTGGGGATCCTGTCCAGGTGCCGGAGGGCGCGCTCGGCGGTGTGCCGGGTGCGAGGGTCGCCGTTGCGGTACGCCTCCACCAGCGCCGACGCCACTGTCTGgtccgccgccacctcctgcGCGATGTCCTCCACCCGCAGGATGCGCTCCACCACCCACACCGCCCGCCGTCGCAGCGCCTCCGTCCGGTTCTCCACCAGGATGTCCACCACCGGCCGCAGCCCGTCGGCATCCCCAAGCACCCCCACGCCCTCCGCAGCCTCCACCCCGTCCCCCACCAGCGTCGCCAGTGCCGCCAGcgccgcctccaccacctccgGGTTCAGGTGGTCCAGGCACGCCACCAGCCGCTCCACCGCCTTGCCGCCGGCCCCGCCTTCAGCCAGGCAGAAGCTCTCCCGCAGCGAGCAGAACCCACCGTGCACGCGGCACACCCCCACCGGACGACCTGCAGCCGCACCCGTCGACGATGGCGCCCCGAAGCACGCGCACAGGAAGCTGCTGCCGGAAGGCGCTGGCGGCGGGGGGTCAGGGATGACCGTCAGGTTCCTCGTCTCCAAGGACAGCTTCTCCAGCGCCATCGCCGAGTAGAGCTGCACCGCGTCCTGCCCGTTCACCTGCACCAGCTCCACAAACAAGGGCGCCAGGGCGGCCTCCCGCGCGAACTCCACGTACTCCGGCGCCTCCTGCAGCATGCACGTCAGCCTGTACATCACCTTCACCATGCCCTCCGTCAGCGGCGTCGTGTACCGGTTCCCGCGGATGGCGCCCCGCCGCAGCTCTGCCAGCTTCGTGCTCAGCGTGCCGAACGCTCCCAGCTCGAACAGCTGCCGCGTCAGCTTCGAGTCCCTCTCCGGGAGGTCGCCCAGCAGGCCCACGGCTGCCGCCTGCTCCTCTGTCACGCCGCCACCACCGGCGTCGGATATCACCCGGAGCAAGCTGCTGAGGTGGCCGCCGAGTGCATCCGCGAGCTCGGCGCCCATGTACGGCGACACGTTGCGCAGGAGCTTGAGGGACTCGACGCGGATCTCCCGGTGAGCTGCCTCCAGGAACTGGATCAGGCTGATGGTGGCGCCGGAGCTCTTGATGGCCGACACCACGTCTTGGGCTGTGTCCGGTGAGCTGGTGAGGCCGACCAGGACGTTGAGCAGCTTGCACTCCACGGCAGGGCCGGTGTTGCTGATGAGATGGAGCAGGCTGTGCACCACGTCCTCGGACAGGAGCGTCTGCGTGCCGGCGTCGTCCAGCGGGATGGAGCGGAAGCTGGCCCCGGAGGCGACCAGGTTGGCGAGGATGGTGGCGGAGACCTCCTTGAGCCTCATGGGGAAGTGGCTGCTGGCGCCGACGGAGAAGAGGTCCTTGACCAGCGGCGGCAGGATGCCGGCCTGCAGCAGTATCTTGGCGCTCAGCTCGTTGGATGACATCTCCCTCATGGCCTTGAGCGTAGCCTCCCTCGCCGGCAGGCCGCCGGTCTTGATGATGCTCACCAGAAGAGTTCCAACctgctccgccaccaccaccttgACGTCGTTGGCCAACGCGAGCTCGCCGAGGTACTCAACCATGGTAACCTGCACCTCAGGCCCGCCTGCAATTCAAACCAGAAGTTGGAAAATTAAGACCACAAATTAACCTCTGGGAAACATTCTAAACCTTTTGCAGTTCAAAACAGAGGACCAGACCAGAATTAGCAAAACTATAATAGTACGAACATGGTGAAGCAAAGTGAAGATAATGATGCAAACCTTGAAGCAGTTTGGTGAGGAGAGGCTGCAGCCTGCCATTTTCAGCCATTTGCTTGATGTTGGTGTCATACTTCTCCAGATTTTTGAGTGTCTTCTCTGCTTTCTCCACGGCCATCATGTTCTCCGACTTGCTGCTCCCCATGCCAACCAGCAGGAGTATGGCCCCATAGATGGCACCGATCCTTACGCACACGGGCTCATACTCTGACAGCTCATACAGCAGGGAAACTGCAAGCTCCCTCTCCTGGATATGCTCGTTCGACAGGAACTTTATGATGGTGCGCACCGTGTCGCCTTTCCCCAGCTCTTCCTGCAAAAGAAACcaaacatacatacatacatacatacatatagtTACTTACTTACTTGAATAGCTAGCATATACACTGGGCCAACTGTGGAAAATCCATCAGGACTTCAGGAAAGAAAAGAAGAACCTTGTTCTGATCATTGTCCTCGACGACGGTGCGGAGGACCTGCAGGGACTTGAGCCGGACCCTCCTGCTGCTGCTCTTGAGCAAGTCGGCGAGCGTGGATATGATGCCCTGGGCACGCACGAGGTTCTTCTTGGCGCCGCTCCGCTGGCATATCTGCGAGATGTACGCCATGGCACGCAGGGTGTCATCCTCGTCGTCCTCGGGGTGCATGTGGAGCGCGTTGCACGCCTTCTCGAGGTCCTTCTCGTCGTTCCTGGCCCTCCACTCGTCGATGACATTGCGGAGGGCGATGCTGGGATTGATGTCGGTGGTGCGAAGCTCGCGCTGCGTCAGCGGGCAGGTGGGCCTGCGGCCATTGTCGCGGCACTCGCGAAACCACTTGAGGATGGCCTCACGCTCGAAGGTCTGTCCGGTCTCAATGGTGACAGGATCCTGCATCACCTGCTTGGTGAGCGGGCACATGAAGGCCTCGAACGCCGCCTCCTGGTACCCCTCGGTGGACTGCTCCTCCAGCTCGCCGTCCGAGTTCCGGGCCATCATCTTGCAGCTGTGCAGTGTGGATGCCACACAAGTCAGATAACGAATTGTGGGATACATATGGTAAGAATGAATTAATACTGGTGTGGATACAGCAACAGCAGCAGAAATAGCAGTGGTGCAGTGAACTAATAGTTTTGGCAATATCTTGGGTATATATATTGTAAGAAATAATTAATACTGACATGTATACAGCAGCAATAG containing:
- the LOC125515677 gene encoding U-box domain-containing protein 24-like, whose translation is MMARNSDGELEEQSTEGYQEAAFEAFMCPLTKQVMQDPVTIETGQTFEREAILKWFRECRDNGRRPTCPLTQRELRTTDINPSIALRNVIDEWRARNDEKDLEKACNALHMHPEDDEDDTLRAMAYISQICQRSGAKKNLVRAQGIISTLADLLKSSSRRVRLKSLQVLRTVVEDNDQNKEELGKGDTVRTIIKFLSNEHIQERELAVSLLYELSEYEPVCVRIGAIYGAILLLVGMGSSKSENMMAVEKAEKTLKNLEKYDTNIKQMAENGRLQPLLTKLLQGGPEVQVTMVEYLGELALANDVKVVVAEQVGTLLVSIIKTGGLPAREATLKAMREMSSNELSAKILLQAGILPPLVKDLFSVGASSHFPMRLKEVSATILANLVASGASFRSIPLDDAGTQTLLSEDVVHSLLHLISNTGPAVECKLLNVLVGLTSSPDTAQDVVSAIKSSGATISLIQFLEAAHREIRVESLKLLRNVSPYMGAELADALGGHLSSLLRVISDAGGGGVTEEQAAAVGLLGDLPERDSKLTRQLFELGAFGTLSTKLAELRRGAIRGNRYTTPLTEGMVKVMYRLTCMLQEAPEYVEFAREAALAPLFVELVQVNGQDAVQLYSAMALEKLSLETRNLTVIPDPPPPAPSGSSFLCACFGAPSSTGAAAGRPVGVCRVHGGFCSLRESFCLAEGGAGGKAVERLVACLDHLNPEVVEAALAALATLVGDGVEAAEGVGVLGDADGLRPVVDILVENRTEALRRRAVWVVERILRVEDIAQEVAADQTVASALVEAYRNGDPRTRHTAERALRHLDRIPNFSSAFHAQARRP